A genomic region of Campylobacter corcagiensis contains the following coding sequences:
- the rpoC gene encoding DNA-directed RNA polymerase subunit beta': MSDFELEKIEVTENERPHDFDAVQIKLASPDEIRSWSHGEVKKPETINYRTLKPERDGLFCAKIFGPVRDYECLCGKYKKMRFKGHKCEKCGVEITTSKVRRTRMGHIELVTPVAHIWYVNSLPSRIATLLGIKMKDLERVLYYEAYIVDKEGEAFYDSENTKKVVKYDVLNEETYQRLEKLYFNTGFSAKMGGEVIRDLLAELDLVEILVQLKEEMEATNSEAKKKNIIKRLKVVESFVSSGNRPEWMMITALPVLPADLRPLVNLDGGKFAVSDVNDLYRRVINRNSRLKRLMELDAPEIIIRNEKRMLQESVDALFDNGRRANAVKGANKRPLKSLSEIIKGKQGRFRQNLLGKRVDFSGRSVIVIGPKLRMDQCGLPKTMALELFKPHLIARLQEKGYATTVKQAKKMIDDKVNEVWECLEEVVKNYPVMLNRAPTLHKMSIQAFHPVLVEGKAIKLHPLVCAAFNADFDGDQMAVHVPLSNESIAECKILMLSSMNILLPASGKAVSVPSQDMVLGIYYLSLEKEGAKGANKIYANVDEVMVSVDSGYLDIHAKIKTMVDGSTIFTTAGRLIIKSIVPDFIEESMWNRILKKKDIANLVDEVYKKGGLERTAKFLDDLKNLGFDSATKAGISIAMSDIITPDSKSKYINDAKDEVKSIQSQYGAGLLTDNERYNKIVSVWTDTNKKIANEMMKSVKSDKGGFNSIYMMADSGARGSAAQIRQLAGMRGLMAKPDGSIIETPIISNFREGLNVLEYFISTHGARKGLADTALKTANAGYLTRKLIDVGQNVKVTEEDCGTHEGIEITEITANGELVESLEDRILGRVLSDDIIDPITNEILFTAGTLIDEEKAKFISDSGIKSVNIRTPITCKAKKGVCAKCYGINLGEGKLVKPGEAVGIIAAQSIGEPGTQLTLRTFHAGGTASAEQQDYQVVARKEGFVRYYNINTYLNNGKHIVSNRRNAAILMVEPKIKAPFDGVLGIEVSHEDIFLTVKGSKDEAKFTIRKKNVAVATELAGVSGKIEGKFYLPFESGAKVKEDETIAEVIKEGWNIPTRIPYASEIKIADGEPVGQIIKSGAKGTLKFFILKGDALQRVKTIKKGDEVVERGLFVVVADELGREATRYYIPRKSIIEFNDNAKIKAGDVIARPAKDENTVIAEWDPYATPVIAESAGIVSFEDIEPGYTVAEQYDDLTGTSRLVVNEYLPQGVKPTIIVATNSGELLKYQMEPKSVIHVSDGDEVKLADILAKTPKAVAKSQDITGGLPRVSELFEARKPKNSAVIAEIDGVVRFDKPLRSKERIVIDSPDGSSAEYLIDKNLQIQVHAGEFVHAGEKLTDGVVSSHEVLRVLGEKALHYYLISEIQQVYRGQGVAISDKHIEIIVSQMLRQVRILDSGNTTFIVGDLISRRKFREENERIISMGGEPAIAEPILLGVTRAAIGSDSFISAASFQETTKVLTESSIAGKFDHLEDLKENVILGRMIPVGTGLYKNHKIKIKSN; this comes from the coding sequence ATGAGTGATTTTGAATTAGAAAAGATTGAAGTTACAGAAAACGAAAGACCGCATGATTTTGATGCAGTACAGATAAAACTTGCTAGTCCTGATGAGATAAGGTCTTGGAGTCATGGTGAGGTTAAAAAGCCTGAAACCATAAACTACCGTACATTAAAACCAGAAAGAGATGGTCTATTTTGTGCTAAAATTTTTGGACCAGTAAGGGATTATGAGTGTCTTTGTGGTAAATATAAAAAGATGCGTTTTAAAGGTCATAAGTGCGAAAAATGCGGTGTTGAGATAACAACTTCTAAAGTTAGAAGAACTAGAATGGGTCATATTGAGCTAGTAACTCCAGTTGCTCATATCTGGTATGTAAATTCACTTCCAAGTAGAATCGCAACTCTACTTGGCATAAAGATGAAAGATTTAGAGCGCGTACTTTACTATGAAGCTTACATTGTAGATAAAGAAGGCGAGGCGTTTTATGATAGTGAAAACACTAAAAAGGTAGTAAAATATGATGTTTTAAATGAAGAGACTTATCAAAGACTTGAAAAACTATATTTTAATACCGGCTTTAGTGCAAAAATGGGTGGAGAAGTTATAAGAGATCTTCTTGCTGAGCTTGATTTGGTTGAAATTCTAGTTCAGTTAAAAGAGGAGATGGAAGCTACTAATTCAGAAGCTAAAAAGAAAAATATAATCAAAAGGCTTAAAGTTGTAGAAAGCTTTGTATCTTCTGGTAATCGTCCAGAGTGGATGATGATAACAGCTCTTCCTGTTCTTCCAGCAGATCTTAGGCCACTTGTAAATTTAGACGGTGGTAAATTTGCAGTTAGTGATGTAAATGACCTTTATAGAAGAGTTATTAATAGAAACTCAAGACTTAAAAGACTTATGGAACTTGATGCACCTGAGATTATTATCAGAAATGAAAAAAGAATGCTTCAAGAATCTGTTGATGCTTTGTTTGATAATGGTAGACGTGCAAACGCAGTTAAAGGTGCAAACAAACGTCCACTTAAATCATTAAGTGAAATTATTAAAGGCAAACAAGGTCGCTTTAGACAAAATCTTCTTGGTAAAAGAGTTGATTTTTCTGGTCGTTCTGTTATAGTTATAGGTCCAAAACTAAGAATGGATCAATGTGGTCTTCCAAAAACAATGGCCTTAGAGCTATTTAAACCACATCTTATTGCTAGACTTCAAGAAAAAGGTTACGCTACAACAGTTAAGCAAGCTAAAAAGATGATAGATGATAAGGTAAATGAAGTTTGGGAGTGTTTGGAAGAGGTTGTTAAAAACTACCCAGTTATGCTAAACCGTGCCCCTACGCTTCACAAAATGTCCATTCAAGCCTTTCACCCAGTTTTGGTTGAAGGCAAAGCTATAAAGCTTCATCCGCTTGTTTGTGCTGCATTTAACGCTGACTTTGACGGCGATCAAATGGCTGTTCATGTTCCTTTATCAAATGAGTCAATCGCAGAGTGTAAAATTTTAATGCTTAGTTCGATGAATATTCTTCTTCCAGCAAGCGGTAAGGCAGTATCTGTTCCAAGCCAAGATATGGTTTTAGGAATTTACTACCTAAGCTTAGAAAAAGAAGGCGCAAAAGGAGCAAATAAAATTTATGCAAATGTTGATGAAGTTATGGTATCAGTTGATTCTGGATATCTTGATATTCATGCAAAGATTAAGACTATGGTTGATGGAAGTACGATATTTACAACAGCAGGTAGGCTTATCATCAAGTCAATTGTTCCTGATTTTATAGAAGAGAGTATGTGGAACAGGATATTAAAGAAAAAAGATATTGCAAATTTAGTTGATGAAGTTTATAAAAAAGGCGGTCTAGAAAGAACTGCTAAATTCCTAGATGATCTTAAAAATTTAGGGTTTGATTCTGCTACAAAAGCTGGAATTTCAATTGCAATGTCTGATATTATTACTCCTGATTCAAAGAGTAAATATATAAATGATGCAAAAGATGAGGTTAAAAGTATCCAAAGTCAATACGGTGCGGGACTTTTAACAGATAATGAAAGGTATAATAAAATAGTTAGCGTTTGGACAGATACTAACAAAAAAATAGCAAACGAGATGATGAAATCAGTAAAATCTGATAAAGGCGGCTTTAACTCTATTTATATGATGGCTGATTCTGGAGCTAGAGGTAGTGCAGCTCAAATCCGCCAACTTGCTGGTATGAGAGGACTTATGGCAAAGCCTGATGGAAGTATTATTGAAACACCAATTATCTCAAACTTTAGAGAAGGACTTAATGTTTTAGAGTACTTTATATCAACTCACGGTGCTAGAAAAGGTCTTGCTGATACTGCTTTAAAAACAGCAAATGCTGGATATTTAACAAGAAAGCTAATTGATGTTGGTCAAAATGTTAAAGTAACTGAAGAAGATTGTGGAACCCATGAAGGTATTGAGATTACTGAGATTACTGCAAATGGCGAATTAGTAGAGAGTTTGGAAGATAGAATTTTAGGAAGAGTTTTAAGTGATGATATTATTGATCCTATAACAAATGAAATTTTATTTACCGCAGGAACTTTGATAGACGAAGAAAAAGCTAAATTTATATCAGATAGTGGAATAAAATCAGTAAATATTAGAACTCCTATAACTTGTAAAGCCAAAAAGGGCGTTTGTGCAAAATGTTATGGTATTAACCTTGGTGAGGGTAAACTTGTAAAACCGGGTGAAGCAGTAGGAATTATTGCTGCTCAATCAATTGGCGAGCCAGGAACTCAGCTAACTCTTAGAACTTTCCACGCTGGTGGTACAGCTTCAGCAGAACAACAAGATTATCAAGTTGTTGCTAGAAAAGAGGGCTTTGTAAGGTATTATAATATCAATACCTATTTAAATAACGGCAAACATATAGTTTCAAACAGAAGAAATGCCGCTATTTTGATGGTTGAACCAAAGATAAAAGCACCATTTGATGGAGTTTTAGGTATTGAAGTATCTCATGAAGATATATTTTTAACCGTTAAGGGATCAAAAGATGAGGCTAAATTTACCATAAGAAAGAAAAATGTTGCTGTTGCAACTGAGCTTGCTGGTGTTTCTGGTAAGATAGAGGGTAAATTTTACTTGCCATTTGAAAGTGGAGCTAAAGTAAAAGAAGATGAGACTATAGCTGAGGTTATTAAGGAAGGTTGGAATATTCCTACTCGTATACCTTATGCAAGTGAGATAAAAATAGCAGATGGTGAACCAGTTGGTCAGATTATCAAATCAGGAGCAAAGGGAACTCTTAAATTTTTCATCTTAAAAGGTGATGCTTTACAAAGAGTTAAAACTATCAAAAAAGGTGATGAGGTAGTAGAAAGAGGACTTTTTGTTGTTGTTGCTGATGAGCTTGGAAGAGAGGCTACAAGGTATTATATACCAAGAAAATCTATCATAGAATTTAATGACAATGCTAAGATCAAAGCAGGAGATGTTATAGCTAGACCAGCTAAGGATGAAAATACCGTAATAGCTGAGTGGGATCCATACGCTACTCCAGTTATTGCTGAGAGCGCTGGTATTGTTAGTTTTGAAGATATAGAGCCTGGTTATACTGTGGCTGAACAGTATGATGATTTGACTGGAACAAGCAGACTCGTTGTTAATGAATACTTGCCACAAGGTGTTAAGCCAACTATCATAGTTGCAACTAATAGTGGGGAGCTTTTAAAATATCAAATGGAGCCAAAAAGTGTTATTCATGTTAGTGATGGAGATGAGGTAAAACTTGCTGATATACTAGCTAAAACTCCAAAAGCAGTAGCTAAATCTCAAGATATTACTGGAGGTCTTCCACGCGTTAGTGAACTTTTCGAAGCTAGAAAACCAAAAAATTCAGCCGTTATTGCTGAGATAGATGGTGTGGTAAGATTTGATAAACCACTTCGTTCAAAAGAGAGAATTGTCATAGACTCTCCAGATGGAAGTAGTGCAGAGTATTTAATAGATAAAAACCTTCAAATTCAAGTTCATGCTGGAGAGTTTGTTCACGCTGGTGAAAAACTAACAGATGGCGTTGTAAGTAGTCACGAAGTTTTAAGGGTTTTAGGTGAAAAAGCACTTCATTATTATTTGATAAGTGAAATTCAGCAAGTTTATCGTGGTCAAGGTGTTGCCATAAGTGATAAGCACATTGAGATTATTGTTTCTCAAATGCTTAGACAGGTTAGAATTTTAGATAGTGGAAATACAACTTTTATAGTGGGTGATCTAATTAGCAGACGAAAATTTAGAGAAGAAAACGAAAGAATTATCAGTATGGGTGGTGAGCCTGCGATTGCTGAGCCAATACTTCTTGGCGTTACAAGAGCAGCTATTGGAAGTGATAGTTTTATCTCAGCTGCATCATTCCAAGAGACAACAAAAGTTCTAACAGAGTCAAGTATAGCAGGTAAATTTGACCATCTTGAAGATCTTAAAGAAAATGTCATCTTAGGTAGAATGATTCCTGTTGGAACAGGTCTTTATAAAAATCATAAGATTAAGATCAAATCTAACTAA
- a CDS encoding DoxX family protein: MSKYIHYPNLGLLFLRIFLGVNVLMHGISKITGGISGVKGMLAAKGIPEFIGYGVYVGEVAAPVMIILGIFTRLGSLILLGTCAVILYVAHADKLFSITSYGGLAPEIVYLYIGSAICLLLNGGGKFVVRAD; encoded by the coding sequence ATGTCAAAATACATCCATTACCCAAATTTAGGACTTTTATTTTTAAGAATTTTTTTAGGTGTAAATGTTTTAATGCACGGAATTTCTAAAATTACAGGTGGAATTAGTGGTGTTAAAGGTATGCTAGCAGCAAAAGGAATTCCTGAGTTTATCGGATATGGTGTTTATGTTGGAGAAGTGGCAGCACCAGTTATGATAATTTTAGGAATTTTTACTAGACTTGGCTCTTTGATCCTTCTAGGAACTTGTGCGGTGATACTTTATGTTGCTCATGCTGATAAGCTTTTTAGTATTACTTCTTATGGTGGCTTAGCTCCTGAGATAGTATATTTATATATAGGCTCAGCGATATGTTTGCTGCTAAATGGTGGTGGAAAATTTGTTGTAAGAGCTGATTAA
- the rpsL gene encoding 30S ribosomal protein S12, which produces MPTINQLIRKERKKVIYKSKSPALKNCPQRRGVCTRVYTTTPKKPNSALRKVAKVRLTSGIEVISYIGGEGHNLQEHSIVLVRGGRVKDLPGVKYHIVRGALDTAGVAKRTVSRSKYGAKRPKK; this is translated from the coding sequence GTGCCTACAATAAATCAGTTAATTAGAAAAGAGCGCAAAAAAGTGATTTATAAATCAAAATCACCAGCTCTTAAGAATTGTCCGCAAAGACGCGGAGTTTGTACTCGTGTGTATACAACTACACCTAAAAAACCAAACTCAGCTCTTAGAAAAGTTGCCAAAGTAAGGCTAACAAGTGGTATAGAAGTTATTAGCTATATCGGTGGTGAAGGTCATAACCTACAAGAACACAGCATTGTTTTAGTTCGTGGCGGTAGGGTTAAGGACTTACCAGGTGTTAAGTATCATATCGTTCGTGGAGCACTTGATACAGCTGGCGTTGCAAAAAGAACTGTTTCAAGATCTAAATACGGTGCTAAACGCCCTAAGAAATAG
- the rpsG gene encoding 30S ribosomal protein S7: MRRRRAPVREVMPDPIYGNKVVTKFINALMYDGKKNTASKLMYGALDLIDSKDSEQKGIDVFNDAIENIKPILEVKSRRVGGATYQVPVEVRPVRQQALAIRWIITFARKRSERTMVERLAYELMDAANSKGASFKKKEDTYKMAEANKAFAHYRW, translated from the coding sequence ATGAGAAGAAGAAGAGCACCCGTTAGGGAGGTAATGCCAGATCCAATATATGGCAATAAAGTAGTTACTAAATTTATTAATGCATTAATGTATGATGGTAAGAAAAACACCGCATCAAAACTAATGTATGGAGCACTTGATTTAATAGATAGCAAAGATAGCGAGCAAAAGGGTATAGATGTTTTTAATGATGCTATTGAAAATATCAAACCTATCCTTGAGGTTAAATCACGCCGTGTTGGTGGTGCTACATATCAAGTTCCAGTTGAAGTTAGACCAGTTAGACAACAAGCACTAGCTATTAGATGGATTATCACTTTTGCTAGGAAAAGAAGTGAAAGAACTATGGTAGAAAGACTTGCATATGAACTAATGGACGCTGCAAATTCAAAAGGTGCTTCATTTAAGAAGAAAGAAGATACCTACAAAATGGCAGAGGCAAATAAAGCTTTTGCTCATTATCGTTGGTAA
- the fusA gene encoding elongation factor G: MARKTPLHMVRNIGIAAHIDAGKTTTSERILFFTGISHKIGETHEGTATMDWMEQEKERGITITSAATTCFWKDHQINLIDTPGHVDFTIEVERSMRVLDGAVAVFCSVGGVQPQSETVWRQANKYHVPRIVFVNKMDRVGANFYSVEAQIKDRLKANPVPLQIPIGAEDNFKGVVDLVTMKAFVWEDEKTPTDYVVKDIPAELVDKAKEYREKMVEAVAEQDDTLMEKYFGGEELSVDEIKEGIKKGCLGLKIIPMLCGTAFKNKGVQPLLDAVVDYLPAPDEVPDIKGEYEDGTEVKVESTDDGEFAALAFKIMTDPFVGQLTFVRVYRGILESGSYVYNTVKGKKERIGRILRMHSNKREDIKELYAGEIGAVVGLKDTLTGDTLASEKDQVILERMEFPDPVISVAVEPKTKADQEKMGIALQKLAQEDPSFRVTTDEESGQTIISGMGELHLEVIVDRMLREFKVDAEIGKPQVAYRETIRQTVEQEYKYAKQSGGRGQYGHVYLRLEPLEPGTGYEFINEIKGGAIPKEYIPAVDKGCQEAMQGGVLAGYPVEDVRVTVYDGSYHDVDSSEMAFKLAASMGFKEGARKAGAVILEPIMKVEVETPEDYMGDVIGDINKRRGQVNNMGDRGGNKIIDAFCPLSEMFGYSTDLRSQTQGRATYSMEFDHYDEVPRNVADEIIKQRNG; this comes from the coding sequence ATGGCTAGAAAAACACCTTTACATATGGTTAGAAACATCGGTATTGCAGCTCACATTGATGCTGGTAAAACAACTACAAGTGAGAGAATTCTTTTCTTTACAGGAATTAGCCATAAAATCGGTGAAACTCACGAAGGAACTGCAACAATGGACTGGATGGAGCAAGAAAAAGAAAGAGGTATTACTATTACCTCTGCTGCAACAACTTGCTTTTGGAAAGATCACCAAATCAACCTTATAGACACCCCAGGCCACGTTGACTTTACTATTGAAGTTGAGCGTTCTATGCGTGTTTTAGATGGTGCTGTTGCAGTATTTTGTTCGGTTGGTGGAGTTCAGCCACAGTCTGAGACAGTATGGAGACAAGCAAATAAATACCATGTTCCAAGAATTGTTTTTGTTAACAAAATGGACAGAGTTGGTGCAAATTTTTATAGTGTTGAAGCTCAAATAAAAGACAGATTAAAAGCAAACCCAGTTCCACTTCAAATTCCAATAGGTGCTGAGGATAATTTCAAAGGCGTTGTTGATTTGGTAACAATGAAAGCATTTGTTTGGGAAGATGAAAAAACTCCAACTGACTATGTTGTTAAAGATATTCCTGCTGAATTAGTAGACAAAGCTAAAGAGTATCGTGAAAAAATGGTAGAAGCAGTTGCAGAGCAAGATGATACTTTGATGGAAAAATATTTTGGTGGTGAAGAGCTAAGTGTTGATGAGATAAAAGAGGGTATCAAAAAAGGTTGTTTAGGTCTTAAAATAATTCCAATGCTATGTGGAACTGCTTTTAAAAATAAAGGCGTTCAACCCCTACTTGATGCCGTAGTTGATTATTTACCAGCTCCAGATGAAGTTCCTGATATAAAAGGTGAGTATGAAGATGGAACTGAAGTTAAAGTTGAATCAACAGATGATGGCGAATTTGCAGCACTAGCATTTAAAATTATGACTGACCCTTTTGTTGGACAGTTAACTTTTGTTAGAGTTTACCGTGGAATTTTAGAAAGTGGTAGTTATGTTTATAACACCGTAAAAGGTAAAAAAGAAAGAATCGGTAGAATCTTAAGAATGCACTCAAATAAAAGAGAGGACATTAAAGAACTTTATGCCGGTGAAATCGGTGCTGTAGTTGGTTTAAAAGATACTTTAACAGGTGATACTTTAGCAAGTGAAAAGGATCAAGTAATACTTGAGAGAATGGAATTTCCTGATCCAGTTATTAGTGTTGCAGTTGAACCAAAAACTAAAGCAGATCAAGAGAAAATGGGTATTGCGCTTCAAAAGCTAGCTCAAGAAGATCCAAGCTTTAGAGTTACAACTGATGAAGAGAGTGGTCAAACAATTATCTCAGGAATGGGTGAGCTCCACTTAGAAGTTATTGTTGATAGAATGCTTAGAGAATTTAAAGTTGATGCTGAGATTGGTAAACCTCAAGTTGCTTACCGTGAGACTATTAGACAAACTGTTGAACAAGAGTATAAATATGCTAAACAATCAGGCGGGCGTGGTCAGTATGGTCATGTATACTTGCGTTTAGAGCCACTTGAGCCGGGTACTGGATATGAGTTTATAAATGAGATTAAAGGTGGAGCTATTCCAAAAGAGTATATTCCAGCGGTTGACAAGGGTTGTCAAGAAGCAATGCAAGGTGGTGTTTTAGCTGGATATCCAGTTGAGGATGTTAGAGTTACTGTTTATGATGGTAGTTATCATGATGTTGACTCATCAGAGATGGCATTTAAATTAGCTGCTTCAATGGGCTTTAAAGAGGGTGCTAGAAAGGCTGGTGCAGTTATACTTGAGCCAATTATGAAAGTTGAAGTTGAAACTCCAGAGGATTACATGGGTGATGTTATTGGAGATATCAACAAAAGAAGAGGTCAGGTAAATAATATGGGTGACCGTGGTGGAAATAAGATAATTGATGCGTTTTGTCCACTTTCAGAGATGTTTGGTTACTCAACTGATCTTAGAAGCCAAACTCAAGGTCGAGCAACTTACTCTATGGAGTTTGATCACTATGATGAGGTTCCAAGAAATGTTGCTGATGAGATTATTAAACAAAGAAATGGCTAG
- the bamA gene encoding outer membrane protein assembly factor BamA, whose amino-acid sequence MKKSLVFLLVCANFLFAARIESIRFEGLNQLSPLVAQEMSGLRIGDEITGANTDAAIKRLFDQGYFDDIYIDYSGGNVVIHVKEKPIIAKLDIEGVVTNDRKAMEQIIGLRPGQGYDKVALNRARERARQYYEVKGYFDTVVEVDEEPLNSDGSSLHLTTIVNRGENIIIDKVNMIGAKKLDYGDIQPAVANKQREVLGWMWGFNDGKLKTIDLPKDPDRIKNEYLKKGYLDANVSLPYLNADMKNYRAELTYYIEEGERYRVKDISIEAPDFLNLDKEKLIKKLKLDSGDRFNSDFLKRDITKLSNHVADMGYAYAEVEPHLSQDYENHTVDINYVVIPYKEIYVRKVTISGNEKTADSVVRREMYLTEGQLYNRTDLVDSRNALRRTGYFENVEIEETRVSQNEIDLNVKVTEAPTGSITGGIGYGSDDGLLLSASLSEKNIFGSGIGGHVSIEKSDDDLSGAIGLTNPRVFNSEYSLSGQIYARDWEWDDYEETAYGFSITAGRKLNRYTSAYLTYDIESSKIEGLDEFYKAAGYQNGKNIRSSLIPSIRFDNTDDYYIPRSGISASLALEYAGLGGDMEYLKGMGSFNWYFGLRDYIGYDAIFRYKSNIGYFFDDSELPVNKKFFLGGMKSIRGYDGRSIPQQQICLEGRGCKYIEIGGNKSFNNSFEISLPLIERINMRFVTFFDWGTIGDDSFDEVTRYSVGAGIEWTTPIGPLQLFWVNPLNDEEYDKTNNIEFTIGARF is encoded by the coding sequence ATGAAAAAAAGTTTAGTTTTTTTACTGGTTTGTGCAAATTTTTTATTTGCAGCCCGCATTGAGTCTATAAGATTTGAAGGTTTAAATCAACTTTCCCCACTAGTTGCGCAAGAAATGAGCGGTCTTAGAATAGGTGATGAAATTACTGGTGCAAATACAGATGCAGCTATTAAAAGGCTGTTTGATCAGGGATATTTTGATGATATTTATATTGATTATAGTGGCGGTAATGTTGTAATTCATGTAAAAGAAAAGCCAATAATTGCAAAGCTTGACATTGAAGGCGTTGTTACAAACGACAGAAAAGCCATGGAACAAATTATCGGTTTAAGACCTGGTCAAGGATATGATAAAGTTGCCTTAAATAGAGCTAGAGAAAGAGCTAGACAATACTATGAAGTAAAAGGGTATTTTGATACAGTTGTAGAAGTAGATGAAGAACCACTTAATAGTGATGGCAGCTCACTTCACCTAACAACCATTGTAAATAGGGGCGAAAATATAATAATAGATAAAGTCAACATGATAGGAGCTAAAAAGCTAGACTATGGCGACATACAGCCAGCCGTAGCAAACAAACAAAGAGAAGTACTTGGTTGGATGTGGGGATTTAATGATGGAAAATTAAAAACTATTGACCTTCCAAAAGACCCAGATAGGATAAAAAATGAGTACTTAAAAAAGGGCTATCTTGATGCTAATGTATCTTTGCCTTACCTAAATGCAGATATGAAAAACTATAGAGCTGAGCTTACATACTACATAGAAGAAGGTGAAAGATATAGAGTTAAAGATATATCTATAGAAGCCCCTGATTTTTTAAATTTAGATAAAGAAAAACTTATAAAAAAACTTAAGTTAGATAGTGGAGATAGATTTAACTCAGATTTTTTAAAAAGAGATATAACAAAACTATCAAATCATGTAGCTGATATGGGTTATGCTTACGCAGAAGTTGAACCACATCTATCACAAGACTATGAAAACCACACTGTAGATATAAACTATGTTGTTATACCATATAAAGAGATATATGTAAGAAAGGTGACAATTTCTGGAAATGAAAAAACAGCTGATTCGGTAGTAAGAAGAGAGATGTATTTAACTGAGGGTCAACTTTACAATAGAACCGACCTAGTTGATTCAAGAAATGCTCTTAGAAGAACTGGGTATTTTGAAAATGTAGAGATAGAAGAAACTAGAGTTAGTCAAAACGAGATAGATTTAAATGTAAAAGTAACCGAAGCTCCAACAGGAAGTATAACTGGTGGTATAGGGTATGGAAGCGATGATGGACTTTTACTAAGTGCAAGCTTGTCTGAGAAAAATATATTTGGTAGTGGCATTGGCGGACATGTAAGCATAGAAAAAAGCGATGATGATTTAAGTGGAGCTATTGGCTTAACAAACCCTAGAGTTTTTAACTCAGAGTATAGTTTAAGTGGGCAAATTTATGCAAGAGATTGGGAGTGGGATGATTATGAAGAGACTGCTTATGGCTTTAGCATAACAGCTGGTAGAAAGCTAAATAGATATACATCAGCATACCTAACATATGATATTGAAAGTTCTAAAATAGAAGGTCTTGATGAGTTTTATAAGGCTGCTGGTTATCAAAATGGCAAAAATATAAGAAGTTCATTAATTCCTAGTATTAGATTTGATAATACTGATGATTATTATATTCCACGAAGTGGTATTTCAGCTTCTCTTGCACTAGAATATGCTGGACTCGGTGGAGATATGGAGTATCTTAAAGGTATGGGAAGCTTTAATTGGTATTTTGGATTAAGGGATTATATAGGATATGATGCAATATTTAGATACAAGTCCAACATCGGTTACTTCTTTGATGATAGCGAGCTTCCTGTAAATAAAAAATTCTTTCTTGGTGGCATGAAGAGCATTAGAGGCTATGATGGCAGAAGCATTCCACAACAGCAAATTTGCCTTGAAGGTAGAGGGTGCAAATATATAGAGATTGGTGGCAATAAGAGCTTTAATAATTCATTTGAGATAAGCTTACCACTAATAGAGCGTATAAATATGAGATTTGTAACGTTTTTTGACTGGGGAACTATCGGTGATGATAGCTTTGATGAAGTTACAAGATATAGCGTTGGTGCTGGAATCGAGTGGACTACGCCTATTGGACCACTACAACTTTTCTGGGTTAATCCACTAAATGATGAAGAGTATGATAAAACAAACAATATAGAATTTACTATCGGAGCAAGATTTTAA
- a CDS encoding prephenate dehydrogenase, which translates to MKIGIIGLGLIGGSLGLCLKDMKLVDRVYGYDLSKENEKEALNLGLINQILPFDELKEICDIIFLAIPVKAIISTLKNLEDVKESTTIIDLGSTKSEIIQNCPDKIRPNLVAAHPMAGTENSGPKAAFKTLLKDAVVVICDEDKSSGFHLKRAVELLSYAGMRIIFMDSKKHDHHVALISHLPHVVSYSLVNSVLKEENKRNIINLSGGSFSDISRIAKSSPEMWVDVFRQNRDNVLNSIESFKKELENCESMIKDKRWNDLKEWLYEARVIRDFL; encoded by the coding sequence ATGAAAATAGGCATTATTGGGCTTGGACTTATTGGTGGCTCGCTTGGGTTATGTTTAAAAGATATGAAATTAGTTGATAGAGTATATGGATATGATTTAAGCAAAGAAAATGAAAAAGAAGCTTTAAATTTGGGACTTATTAATCAAATTTTACCATTTGATGAGCTAAAAGAAATTTGTGATATTATTTTTCTTGCTATACCTGTTAAAGCAATTATCTCAACTCTTAAAAATTTAGAAGATGTAAAAGAGTCAACCACTATAATTGATCTAGGAAGTACAAAATCTGAGATTATACAAAATTGTCCAGATAAAATTCGCCCAAATTTAGTGGCAGCTCACCCTATGGCAGGAACTGAAAACTCAGGTCCAAAAGCGGCTTTTAAGACACTATTAAAAGATGCTGTTGTGGTTATTTGTGATGAAGATAAAAGTAGTGGTTTTCATTTAAAAAGAGCAGTTGAACTTTTATCATATGCTGGCATGAGAATAATTTTTATGGACTCTAAGAAACACGATCATCATGTGGCTTTAATCTCTCACTTGCCCCATGTTGTTAGCTACTCACTTGTAAATAGCGTTTTAAAAGAGGAAAATAAAAGAAATATCATAAATCTCTCAGGTGGAAGTTTTTCGGATATAAGTCGTATAGCAAAGAGCTCACCCGAGATGTGGGTGGATGTTTTTAGACAAAATAGAGATAATGTGTTAAATTCTATAGAATCATTTAAAAAAGAGCTTGAAAATTGCGAGAGTATGATCAAAGACAAAAGATGGAATGATCTTAAAGAGTGGCTTTATGAAGCTAGGGTAATAAGAGATTTTTTATAG